The Candidatus Methanoperedens sp. genome contains a region encoding:
- a CDS encoding exonuclease SbcCD subunit D, which yields MNFIHASDFHLGYAQYGLEERFRDYARAFQSVIKYAIEHRAEFILISGDLFHKRNINAPTYLQAYKVLRELKDRSPSTQVYAIEGNHDLAFHKDGKSWLEILNSQGLLRLIRLKEADGVSGVKLMGDYVELEKVRIFGVRYLGSNTSSIIPQIADEIRKITSANGEKYTVLMMHFGMEGQVKQAEAGEIPYSSLMQLKEVVDYLALGHYHMQYEVDSWVYNSGSIEMISMNEYGLPKGFYHVRDSGAKLITPMARPVRRMKMDVGGIANPAALYLNIGNILKKQPATLSDNKPLVELLLYGELNFPKSDIDIDHIKKMLEEEFKPLACEVKIEKSNSQYTINEGDVRGLSREQIEQRVFSERVKLDARFRDNVDTIVNTMIDVKKKAAAGIEENEIRTDLRWCFEKIRPPASETVRNNGKRQAQQQTLLSRMEE from the coding sequence ATGAACTTCATCCATGCAAGCGATTTCCATCTGGGCTATGCACAATATGGCCTTGAAGAACGCTTCCGTGATTATGCCCGTGCTTTCCAATCTGTCATAAAATATGCCATTGAACACAGGGCTGAATTCATTCTTATATCAGGCGACCTTTTTCATAAGAGGAATATAAATGCGCCTACCTATCTACAGGCATATAAAGTCCTCCGTGAACTCAAAGACAGAAGTCCGTCTACACAGGTCTATGCCATCGAAGGAAACCATGACCTTGCATTTCACAAGGATGGGAAAAGCTGGCTTGAGATATTGAATTCACAGGGTTTGCTAAGACTCATCAGGCTAAAAGAAGCTGATGGTGTAAGTGGCGTAAAGCTCATGGGGGATTATGTCGAGCTTGAAAAAGTCCGTATCTTTGGAGTAAGATACCTTGGCTCCAACACCAGTTCAATAATTCCCCAGATAGCAGATGAAATTAGAAAAATTACATCGGCTAATGGGGAAAAATATACTGTCCTGATGATGCATTTTGGGATGGAAGGACAGGTAAAGCAGGCAGAAGCCGGTGAAATTCCTTACAGTTCGCTTATGCAGTTAAAAGAAGTTGTGGATTACCTTGCATTGGGGCATTACCATATGCAGTATGAAGTAGATAGCTGGGTATACAATTCCGGCAGCATTGAAATGATATCCATGAACGAGTACGGGCTGCCCAAGGGTTTCTATCATGTAAGAGATAGCGGCGCAAAACTCATAACACCGATGGCCAGGCCAGTCAGGAGAATGAAAATGGATGTTGGTGGTATTGCCAATCCTGCTGCGCTTTATTTAAATATTGGGAATATCCTGAAGAAACAGCCTGCAACCCTTTCTGATAATAAACCTCTTGTTGAACTTTTATTGTACGGCGAGTTGAACTTTCCTAAATCGGATATCGATATAGATCATATAAAGAAAATGCTGGAAGAAGAATTCAAGCCCCTTGCCTGCGAGGTTAAAATAGAGAAGAGCAATTCACAATATACTATCAATGAGGGTGATGTACGGGGGCTTTCACGCGAGCAGATCGAACAACGTGTCTTTTCCGAAAGAGTAAAACTTGACGCCAGGTTCAGGGATAACGTCGATACAATAGTAAATACCATGATCGATGTCAAAAAGAAGGCTGCTGCGGGAATTGAAGAAAATGAAATAAGGACCGACCTCAGGTGGTGTTTTGAAAAAATACGCCCGCCTGCATCTGAAACTGTCAGGAATAACGGCAAACGCCAGGCACAGCAGCAAACCCTGCTTTCCCGCATGGAGGAATAA